A region of Phycisphaerales bacterium AB-hyl4 DNA encodes the following proteins:
- a CDS encoding metal-sensitive transcriptional regulator, whose translation MIDPQLQSKALRRLSIIKGQVNGLEKMIREQKYCVDVLTQISAIHEALRGVGREVVENHLRTCVTDGLRKGDAEKHYKELMDIVYRLSK comes from the coding sequence ATGATCGACCCGCAACTGCAAAGCAAAGCGCTGCGTCGGCTAAGCATCATCAAAGGCCAGGTCAACGGTCTGGAGAAGATGATCCGCGAGCAGAAGTACTGCGTCGACGTGTTGACGCAGATCTCCGCCATCCACGAAGCACTGCGCGGCGTTGGGCGCGAGGTTGTCGAAAACCATCTGCGCACCTGCGTGACGGACGGCCTTCGCAAGGGCGACGCGGAAAAGCATTACAAAGAACTGATGGACATCGTCTATCGACTGTCCAAGTGA
- a CDS encoding glycerate kinase: MMRVLCAPDSLKESLSAVEAAAAMVRGVQAAGGEAEACPIADGGEGTVQAMVTATGGEFRTTRVMGPLGSPIDATWGVLGALPGQPKTAVIEMAAASGLPLVPGEQRDPTRTTTYGTGELVLAALEAGVQRIVLGIGGSATTDAGCGAAMALGVRFFDAEGRPIDEPITGGMLDRIEHIDLMARDRRLDKVELLIACDVTNPLTGPSGAAAVYGPQKGASEQQVNELDAGLANVANCVEQAGQADIRDMPGAGAAGGLGGGAVAMLGGELRRGAELVLETVGFEQRVRGSDLCLTGEGKLDGQSLSGKAVMAVMAAAKRQGIATVALVGAAEEVERAMAMGLAGCRVIGEGLPTSESIAHAGELMEKAAREVVLERKPTA; this comes from the coding sequence ATGATGCGAGTGCTTTGCGCGCCGGACAGCTTGAAGGAATCGCTCTCGGCGGTGGAGGCGGCGGCGGCGATGGTGCGCGGGGTGCAGGCCGCGGGCGGCGAGGCCGAGGCGTGCCCGATCGCCGACGGGGGTGAGGGCACGGTGCAGGCGATGGTTACGGCGACGGGTGGCGAGTTTCGTACCACGCGCGTGATGGGGCCGTTGGGCTCGCCGATCGATGCGACGTGGGGCGTGCTCGGTGCATTGCCGGGCCAACCGAAGACGGCGGTGATCGAGATGGCGGCGGCGTCGGGCCTGCCACTCGTGCCGGGCGAGCAGCGCGACCCGACGCGGACGACGACATATGGCACGGGCGAGTTGGTGTTGGCGGCGCTGGAGGCGGGCGTGCAGCGAATTGTGCTGGGCATCGGCGGCAGCGCGACGACGGACGCTGGGTGCGGCGCGGCGATGGCGTTGGGCGTGCGGTTTTTTGACGCGGAAGGTCGGCCGATCGACGAGCCGATCACCGGCGGGATGCTTGATCGTATTGAGCATATCGATCTGATGGCGCGCGACCGTCGGCTTGATAAGGTTGAACTGCTGATTGCCTGTGACGTGACCAATCCGCTCACCGGACCAAGCGGTGCGGCGGCGGTGTACGGGCCGCAAAAAGGTGCGAGCGAGCAGCAGGTCAACGAGCTTGACGCGGGGCTGGCGAACGTTGCGAATTGCGTGGAGCAGGCGGGGCAAGCGGACATACGCGACATGCCGGGCGCGGGCGCTGCGGGCGGACTCGGCGGCGGCGCGGTGGCGATGCTCGGCGGTGAGCTGCGACGCGGCGCGGAGCTGGTGCTCGAAACGGTCGGCTTCGAGCAACGCGTGCGCGGTAGCGACCTTTGTCTGACGGGTGAAGGCAAGCTCGATGGGCAAAGCCTGTCGGGTAAGGCGGTGATGGCGGTGATGGCGGCGGCGAAGCGGCAGGGGATCGCGACGGTTGCGTTGGTGGGGGCGGCGGAAGAGGTTGAGCGTGCGATGGCGATGGGGTTGGCGGGCTGTCGTGTGATTGGCGAGGGGCTGCCGACGAGTGAGTCGATTGCGCATGCGGGAGAGTTGATGGAGAAGGCGGCGCGGGAGGTGGTGTTGGAGCGGAAACCCACAGCGTGA
- a CDS encoding NRAMP family divalent metal transporter translates to MLKALGPGILMAGAAIGGSHIVASTQAGAFFGWQLLIVIILVNLFKYPFFLYGERYTAATGETILHGYHRLGRGYLYAFFALNLANAVLNCAGTAFLAASLALNLGLEGVLGEKPLAVIISCICASIIILGRYRLLDKTAKLVIFCLAVSTVTAVLAAALQGPAGDPNYESPSPWTLASIGFLIQFMGWMPAPIDVGAWPSLWMQSREKETGHRATMREAMIDFHLGYITTVVLAVVFLTLGVLVMHGTGADFGETGAQFAHTFISMYANTIGDWATPIVAIAAFTAMFSTALTCVDAWPRSLATCTALALGKEKLFTSLHIIWILLTVVTGIVIITWFTASMGQLLFIAMVVSFATSPVFAYINYRTIQAEWVPLQYRPGPLLRCLSWTGMAFLSISTVAFFYWLIAIR, encoded by the coding sequence TTGCTCAAGGCACTCGGCCCCGGCATTCTCATGGCCGGCGCTGCCATCGGCGGCTCGCACATCGTCGCCTCCACACAGGCCGGCGCGTTCTTCGGCTGGCAACTGCTGATCGTCATCATCCTCGTCAACCTCTTCAAATATCCATTCTTCCTCTACGGCGAACGCTACACCGCCGCCACCGGCGAAACCATCCTTCACGGCTATCACCGCCTCGGCCGCGGCTACCTCTACGCCTTCTTCGCGCTCAACCTCGCAAACGCCGTGCTTAACTGCGCCGGCACCGCCTTCCTCGCCGCAAGCCTCGCGCTCAACCTCGGGCTCGAAGGCGTCCTCGGTGAAAAACCACTGGCCGTCATCATCTCCTGCATCTGCGCCAGCATCATCATCCTCGGCCGATACCGTTTGCTCGACAAAACCGCCAAGCTCGTGATCTTCTGTCTCGCCGTCTCCACCGTCACCGCTGTCCTCGCTGCTGCGTTGCAGGGGCCCGCCGGCGATCCGAACTATGAATCGCCCTCGCCCTGGACACTCGCCTCCATCGGTTTCCTCATTCAATTCATGGGCTGGATGCCCGCGCCAATCGACGTCGGCGCCTGGCCGTCACTGTGGATGCAATCACGCGAAAAAGAAACCGGCCACCGCGCAACAATGCGCGAAGCGATGATCGACTTCCACCTCGGCTACATCACCACCGTCGTGCTCGCCGTCGTCTTTCTCACGTTGGGTGTGCTCGTCATGCACGGCACGGGGGCCGACTTCGGCGAAACCGGTGCGCAGTTCGCCCATACCTTTATCAGCATGTACGCCAACACCATCGGCGACTGGGCCACGCCCATCGTCGCCATCGCCGCGTTCACTGCCATGTTCAGCACTGCCCTGACCTGCGTCGACGCCTGGCCGCGCTCGCTGGCAACCTGCACCGCGCTGGCGCTGGGCAAAGAGAAGCTGTTTACTTCGCTGCACATCATCTGGATTCTGCTGACCGTCGTCACGGGCATCGTCATCATCACCTGGTTCACCGCGTCGATGGGGCAGTTGCTGTTTATCGCGATGGTGGTTTCGTTCGCAACCTCGCCGGTGTTTGCTTACATCAACTATCGCACGATCCAAGCCGAGTGGGTGCCGCTGCAATATCGGCCCGGCCCGCTGCTGCGATGCCTGAGTTGGACGGGTATGGCGTTTCTCAGCATCTCCACGGTGGCGTTCTTCTACTGGCTGATCGCCATTCGATAG
- a CDS encoding MazG nucleotide pyrophosphohydrolase domain-containing protein — MSNQPPTESDHPTPLTLHAFQQHIRDRYYETDAARGTPGTFMWLIEEVGELATALHKARGEGGATSGGENLEEEFADVVAWLCTLANINGVDLEQAIRRKYLRGTGPQGHK; from the coding sequence ATGAGCAACCAACCCCCCACCGAATCGGACCACCCCACACCCCTGACGCTGCACGCCTTCCAGCAGCACATCCGCGACCGCTACTACGAAACCGACGCCGCCCGCGGCACGCCCGGCACGTTCATGTGGCTGATCGAAGAGGTCGGCGAACTCGCGACCGCCCTCCACAAGGCCCGCGGCGAAGGCGGCGCGACCTCCGGCGGCGAGAACCTCGAAGAGGAATTCGCCGACGTGGTCGCTTGGCTTTGCACCCTCGCGAACATCAACGGTGTGGATCTGGAGCAGGCGATCCGCCGTAAGTACCTTCGCGGGACCGGCCCGCAGGGCCACAAGTAG
- a CDS encoding heavy metal translocating P-type ATPase, with protein MKTTTFTVRGMHCASCVNHVERSLRKVAGVSEVSVNLPFEQASVEHDPAAASVDQLVDAVRDAGYEPEAPADDEDEPPGQADHAPGGAPSHAHAHGEDTAADSRAWRLRLLACGGLAVVVMLLGMLWMGSRTSAWLQLVLATPVQIVLGYPFYVGAWKALKQYRTDMDTLVALGTTVAFVYSAALVLFTDGTAVYFDTAVVILALIGVGRWLEARARGSAAAAIRELMQLQPHEATVIREGDEQVVPIEQVRTGDLVLVRPGERVPVDGVIQQGQSAVNQAMVTGESMPAELGPSDRVFAGTMNTTGSFRFEATATGGEMLLSRIVTMVKQAQASKAGIQRIVDQVAGVFVPVVVLIAIASLLGWGVFAGAWVYGMLALVAVLIVACPCALGLATPTAIMVGTGIGARSGILIKDAAALERAGRLTDIVLDKTGTLTEGRPTVTDVVSIGDASDGEPLRLAAAVERDSEHPLGRAIVAHARESGVDVPAVERFESITAGGVRGVVEGRSVIVGRLDTLRDAGVSIHGDVEQQLARLQGEAKTAVVVAVDGEPRGLIALADQPREGAREAVAALHKLGLRTVMLSGDNRATAEAIAKQLDIDDVIAEVLPTDKQAKVRELQQQRRVVAMVGDGINDAPALAAADIGIALGGGTDVAMEAGHVVLVGDNLSNLPRAIRLSRATMRRIVFGLFWAFIYNLTLIPIAAMGWLNPMYAAAAMALSSVSVVMNALYLRWSWRG; from the coding sequence ATGAAAACCACCACCTTTACCGTTCGCGGGATGCATTGCGCTTCATGTGTGAACCACGTTGAGCGGAGCCTGCGCAAAGTGGCGGGCGTGTCCGAGGTTTCGGTCAACCTGCCGTTCGAGCAGGCCAGCGTTGAGCATGACCCGGCAGCGGCGTCGGTCGATCAACTGGTCGATGCGGTGCGCGATGCTGGTTACGAGCCTGAAGCGCCAGCCGACGATGAGGACGAGCCGCCAGGTCAAGCCGACCATGCGCCGGGGGGCGCGCCCTCACACGCGCATGCACACGGCGAAGACACGGCGGCCGACTCGCGAGCCTGGCGGCTGCGGCTGCTTGCGTGTGGCGGGCTGGCGGTTGTGGTCATGCTGCTGGGCATGTTGTGGATGGGGTCGCGCACGAGCGCCTGGCTTCAGCTTGTGCTCGCGACGCCGGTGCAGATCGTGCTCGGCTATCCGTTTTACGTGGGCGCGTGGAAAGCGCTCAAGCAGTACCGGACGGACATGGACACGCTGGTCGCGCTGGGCACGACGGTCGCGTTCGTGTACAGCGCTGCGCTGGTGCTTTTCACGGACGGGACGGCGGTTTACTTCGACACGGCGGTGGTCATTCTCGCGCTGATCGGCGTGGGGCGATGGCTGGAAGCGCGGGCCCGCGGGTCGGCGGCCGCGGCGATTCGCGAGTTGATGCAGCTGCAACCCCATGAAGCGACCGTCATCCGTGAGGGTGATGAGCAGGTCGTGCCGATCGAGCAGGTGCGGACGGGCGATCTTGTGCTCGTTCGGCCGGGCGAGCGCGTGCCGGTCGATGGGGTGATTCAGCAAGGCCAGTCGGCGGTGAATCAGGCGATGGTGACGGGCGAGTCGATGCCCGCTGAGCTTGGGCCGAGCGATCGCGTGTTCGCGGGCACGATGAACACGACGGGCAGCTTTCGCTTTGAGGCGACCGCGACGGGGGGCGAGATGCTGCTGTCGCGCATCGTGACGATGGTCAAGCAGGCGCAGGCGTCGAAAGCGGGGATTCAGCGGATTGTCGACCAGGTGGCGGGCGTGTTTGTGCCGGTGGTGGTACTGATTGCGATTGCATCACTGCTGGGCTGGGGCGTGTTTGCCGGGGCGTGGGTGTATGGCATGCTTGCGCTGGTGGCTGTGCTGATCGTCGCATGTCCGTGTGCGCTGGGGCTGGCGACGCCGACGGCGATCATGGTCGGTACGGGCATCGGTGCGCGGAGCGGCATACTCATCAAAGACGCTGCGGCGCTCGAGCGAGCCGGGCGGTTGACGGACATCGTGCTCGACAAAACCGGCACGTTGACGGAGGGTCGGCCGACGGTGACGGATGTGGTGTCGATCGGCGATGCGAGCGACGGCGAACCGCTGCGCCTCGCGGCGGCGGTGGAGCGGGACAGTGAGCATCCGCTGGGGCGGGCGATTGTGGCGCATGCGCGGGAGTCGGGGGTCGACGTGCCTGCGGTGGAGCGGTTTGAGTCGATCACGGCCGGGGGTGTGCGGGGTGTGGTTGAGGGGCGGTCGGTGATCGTCGGCCGACTGGACACGCTGCGCGACGCGGGCGTGAGCATCCACGGCGATGTCGAGCAGCAGCTCGCGCGGTTGCAGGGTGAGGCGAAGACGGCGGTGGTGGTCGCGGTGGATGGTGAGCCGAGGGGGTTGATCGCGCTGGCTGACCAGCCGCGCGAAGGGGCGCGCGAGGCGGTGGCGGCGCTGCACAAGCTTGGGCTGCGGACGGTCATGCTCAGTGGCGACAACCGAGCGACGGCCGAGGCGATTGCGAAGCAGCTTGATATTGATGACGTGATCGCTGAGGTGCTGCCCACGGACAAGCAGGCGAAGGTGCGCGAGCTGCAACAGCAGCGGCGCGTGGTGGCGATGGTCGGTGATGGGATCAACGATGCACCGGCGCTGGCGGCGGCGGACATCGGCATCGCGCTCGGCGGCGGCACGGACGTGGCGATGGAGGCAGGCCATGTCGTGCTGGTGGGCGACAATCTGAGCAACCTGCCGCGGGCGATTCGACTCAGCAGAGCGACGATGCGGCGGATCGTGTTCGGCTTGTTCTGGGCGTTTATCTACAACCTGACACTGATCCCGATCGCCGCGATGGGATGGCTGAACCCGATGTACGCGGCGGCGGCGATGGCGCTGAGCAGCGTGAGCGTGGTGATGAATGCGCTGTATCTGAGATGGTCGTGGCGGGGGTGA
- a CDS encoding alanine--glyoxylate aminotransferase family protein — protein MATQTQASLKQRLLTPGPTAVPPQVLQEMALPIIHHRTKQFQAIFAELSSHLQKILRTAGPVLSIAGSGTTAFEASMISLIKPGSKAITVAGGKFGERWQDIYDQYASFLNIEQIKINHDWGQGAPVDKIAQALKDNPDVSIVTVVHSETSTATASDVKAIAALTQKTDALLLVDGITSVGAMEVAMDDWGIDVLVTGSQKAMMLPPGLGYVGLGERAIKRLQEVKPGPYYNLDLRRWLKSHANNDVPFTPPVSLIRGQKVACELILKEGLDNVVTRTRRLAEGSRAAFKAMGLKLISDNPSDSVTGAYYPDGVEDSKLRGAVRDKHGVHIAGGQDGRGAKWKGKIFRISHMGFVDRDDTVAGLNAIENEFIEAGVKIEPGTAVAAFDKAHG, from the coding sequence ATGGCTACGCAGACTCAAGCATCCCTTAAGCAACGTCTTCTCACCCCTGGCCCGACCGCCGTGCCGCCGCAAGTGCTTCAGGAGATGGCTTTGCCCATCATCCACCACCGCACGAAGCAGTTCCAGGCGATCTTCGCCGAGCTGTCCAGCCACTTGCAGAAGATCCTCCGCACCGCGGGCCCCGTGCTCAGCATCGCCGGCTCGGGCACGACCGCCTTCGAAGCCAGCATGATCTCGCTCATCAAGCCCGGCAGCAAAGCCATCACCGTCGCCGGCGGCAAGTTCGGCGAACGCTGGCAGGACATCTACGACCAATACGCGTCGTTCCTCAACATCGAACAGATCAAGATTAATCACGACTGGGGCCAAGGCGCTCCCGTCGACAAGATCGCGCAAGCACTCAAAGACAACCCCGACGTGAGCATCGTCACCGTGGTGCACAGCGAAACCAGCACCGCGACGGCCAGCGATGTCAAAGCCATCGCAGCGCTGACGCAGAAGACGGACGCGCTGCTGCTGGTCGACGGCATTACCTCGGTCGGCGCGATGGAAGTCGCGATGGACGACTGGGGCATCGACGTGCTCGTCACCGGTTCGCAGAAGGCGATGATGCTGCCGCCAGGCCTGGGCTACGTCGGCCTCGGCGAGCGGGCGATCAAGCGCTTGCAGGAAGTGAAGCCGGGCCCGTATTACAACCTCGACCTGCGTCGCTGGTTGAAGAGTCATGCGAACAACGACGTGCCATTCACGCCGCCGGTGTCGCTGATTCGTGGGCAGAAGGTCGCGTGCGAGCTGATCCTCAAGGAAGGGCTCGACAATGTCGTGACGCGAACGCGTCGCCTGGCCGAGGGCTCGCGGGCCGCGTTTAAAGCGATGGGCCTGAAGCTCATCAGCGACAACCCCAGCGATTCGGTGACCGGCGCGTACTATCCCGACGGTGTTGAGGACTCGAAGCTGCGCGGCGCGGTGCGTGACAAGCACGGCGTGCACATCGCCGGCGGACAGGACGGTCGGGGCGCGAAGTGGAAGGGCAAGATCTTCCGCATCAGCCACATGGGCTTCGTCGATCGCGACGACACGGTCGCGGGGCTGAACGCGATCGAAAACGAGTTCATCGAAGCCGGCGTGAAGATCGAACCCGGCACGGCTGTGGCGGCGTTCGACAAAGCGCACGGCTAA
- a CDS encoding transcriptional regulator, which yields MDEKQFHGKLAELMGEISTLPKAEREKLEQLAVQTKQRHEKLRQTVSGLQESLDYLRLSIKYLVFDLEATRRENGYLRKMLESEQANRDDECDGMNGQFDESDLSDHD from the coding sequence ATGGATGAGAAGCAGTTTCATGGCAAGCTCGCCGAGCTGATGGGCGAGATTTCAACCTTACCCAAGGCCGAGCGCGAAAAACTCGAGCAACTCGCGGTCCAGACCAAGCAGCGACACGAAAAGCTGCGACAGACGGTCTCCGGCCTCCAGGAGAGCCTCGACTACCTTCGCCTGTCGATCAAGTACCTCGTCTTCGACCTCGAAGCCACACGGCGCGAGAACGGCTACCTGCGAAAAATGCTCGAAAGCGAGCAAGCCAACCGCGATGACGAATGCGACGGCATGAACGGCCAGTTCGACGAGTCGGACCTCTCCGACCACGACTGA